The following proteins are encoded in a genomic region of Pseudomonas saponiphila:
- the fusA gene encoding elongation factor G, with translation MARTTAINRYRNIGICAHVDAGKTTTTERILFYTGLSHKMGEVHDGAATTDWMVQEQERGITITSAAVTTFWKGSRGQYDNYRVNVIDTPGHVDFTIEVERSLRVLDGAVVVFCGTSGVEPQSETVWRQANKYGVPRVVYVNKMDRAGANFLRVVGQIKNRLGHTPVPVQLAIGAEDNFEGQVDLIKMKAIYWNDDDKGTTYREEEIPADMLDLATEWRSNMVEAAAEANEELMNKYLEEGDLTPEEIKAGLRARTLASEIVPAVCGSSFKNKGVPLVLDAVIDFLPAPTEIPAIKGIHPDLIEKPKDELVEADYDERHADDAEPFSALAFKIATDPFVGTLTFVRVYSGFLSSGDSVINSVKGKKERVGRMVQMHANQREEIKEVRAGDIAALIGMKDVTTGDTLCDLDKQIILERMDFPEPVISVAVEPKTKQDQEKMGIALGKLAQEDPSFRVKTDEETGQTIISGMGELHLDILVDRMKREFNVEANIGKPQVSYREKITKSNVEIEGKFVRQSGGRGQFGHCWIRFSEPDVDASGNITEGLVFTNEVVGGVVPKEYIPAIQKGIEEQMKNGVVAGYPLIGLKATVFDGSYHDVDSNEMAFKVAASMATKQLAQKGGGVVLEPIMKVEVVTPEDYMGDVMGDLNRRRGLIQGMDDSVSGKVIRAEVPLGEMFGYATDVRSMSQGRASYSMEFSKYAEAPSNIVEALVKKQG, from the coding sequence AGCAGGAGCGTGGTATCACCATTACCTCCGCTGCTGTAACTACCTTCTGGAAAGGTTCGCGCGGCCAATACGATAACTATCGTGTCAACGTTATCGATACCCCGGGCCACGTAGACTTCACCATTGAAGTAGAGCGCTCTCTGCGCGTACTCGACGGCGCGGTCGTTGTGTTCTGCGGTACTTCCGGTGTTGAGCCTCAGTCCGAAACCGTATGGCGTCAAGCTAACAAGTACGGCGTCCCGCGTGTTGTTTACGTGAACAAGATGGACCGTGCTGGTGCTAACTTCCTGCGCGTTGTTGGTCAGATCAAGAATCGCCTGGGTCACACCCCGGTACCGGTTCAGCTGGCCATCGGTGCTGAAGATAACTTCGAAGGTCAGGTTGATCTGATCAAGATGAAGGCTATCTACTGGAACGACGACGACAAGGGTACTACCTATCGCGAGGAAGAAATTCCTGCCGATATGCTGGACCTGGCTACCGAGTGGCGCTCCAACATGGTTGAAGCCGCTGCTGAAGCCAACGAAGAGCTGATGAACAAGTACCTTGAAGAAGGTGACCTGACTCCAGAAGAGATCAAGGCTGGTCTGCGCGCGCGCACCCTGGCTAGCGAAATCGTTCCGGCTGTCTGCGGTTCTTCGTTCAAGAACAAGGGTGTTCCCCTGGTTCTCGACGCCGTTATCGACTTCCTGCCTGCCCCTACCGAGATCCCGGCGATCAAGGGTATCCATCCGGATCTCATCGAGAAGCCGAAGGATGAGCTGGTAGAAGCCGATTACGACGAGCGTCACGCTGACGATGCTGAACCGTTCTCGGCTCTGGCATTCAAGATCGCTACCGACCCGTTCGTTGGTACTCTGACTTTCGTGCGCGTTTACTCGGGCTTCCTGAGCTCGGGCGACTCCGTGATCAACTCGGTCAAGGGCAAGAAAGAGCGCGTTGGTCGTATGGTGCAGATGCACGCCAACCAGCGTGAAGAGATCAAGGAAGTGCGCGCAGGCGATATCGCTGCCCTGATCGGCATGAAGGACGTCACCACTGGTGATACTTTGTGCGATCTGGACAAGCAGATCATTCTTGAGCGTATGGACTTCCCTGAGCCTGTAATTTCGGTAGCAGTAGAGCCGAAAACCAAGCAAGACCAGGAGAAGATGGGTATTGCACTGGGCAAACTGGCTCAGGAAGACCCGTCGTTCCGCGTCAAGACTGACGAAGAGACTGGTCAGACCATCATTTCCGGTATGGGTGAGCTGCACCTGGACATCCTCGTTGACCGCATGAAGCGCGAGTTCAACGTCGAAGCCAACATCGGCAAGCCGCAGGTTTCGTACCGCGAGAAGATCACCAAGAGCAACGTTGAGATCGAAGGTAAATTCGTTCGTCAATCGGGTGGTCGCGGTCAGTTCGGTCACTGCTGGATCCGCTTCTCGGAGCCGGACGTTGACGCGAGCGGCAACATCACAGAAGGTCTGGTCTTCACCAACGAAGTTGTTGGTGGTGTGGTTCCTAAGGAATACATCCCGGCTATCCAGAAGGGTATCGAAGAGCAGATGAAGAACGGCGTCGTTGCCGGTTATCCGCTGATCGGCCTGAAGGCTACCGTGTTCGATGGTTCCTACCACGACGTCGACTCCAACGAGATGGCGTTCAAGGTGGCAGCCTCCATGGCGACCAAGCAGCTGGCCCAGAAGGGCGGCGGTGTTGTGCTCGAGCCGATCATGAAGGTTGAAGTAGTAACCCCAGAGGACTACATGGGTGACGTGATGGGTGACCTGAACCGTCGTCGTGGTCTGATTCAGGGTATGGATGACTCGGTGTCCGGCAAGGTGATCCGTGCCGAGGTACCACTGGGTGAAATGTTCGGTTATGCAACTGACGTTCGTTCCATGTCTCAGGGTCGCGCGAGCTACTCCATGGAATTCTCCAAATACGCCGAAGCTCCGTCGAACATCGTCGAAGCTCTCGTTAAAAAACAAGGCTGA
- the tuf gene encoding elongation factor Tu: MAKEKFERNKPHVNVGTIGHVDHGKTTLTAALTRVCSEVFGSARVDFDKIDSAPEEKARGITINTAHVEYDSHIRHYAHVDCPGHADYVKNMITGAAQMDGAILVCSAADGPMPQTREHILLSRQVGVPYIVVFLNKADMVDDAELLELVEMEVRDLLSTYDFPGDDTPIIIGSALMALNGQDDNEMGTTAVKRLVETLDTYIPEPERAIDKPFLMPIEDVFSISGRGTVVTGRVERGIVRIQEEVEIVGLRDTQKTTCTGVEMFRKLLDEGRAGENCGVLLRGTKRDDVERGQVLVKPGTVKPHTKFTAEVYVLSKEEGGRHTPFFKGYRPQFYFRTTDVTGNCELPEGVEMVMPGDNIQMTVTLIKTIAMEDGLRFAIREGGRTVGAGVVAKVIE, encoded by the coding sequence GTGGCTAAAGAAAAATTTGAACGTAACAAACCGCACGTCAACGTTGGCACTATCGGTCACGTTGACCACGGTAAAACCACTCTGACTGCTGCTCTGACTCGCGTTTGCTCCGAAGTTTTCGGTTCGGCTCGTGTTGACTTCGACAAGATCGACAGCGCTCCAGAAGAAAAGGCTCGTGGTATCACCATCAACACTGCACACGTAGAGTACGATTCGCACATTCGTCACTACGCGCACGTTGACTGCCCAGGTCACGCCGACTACGTCAAAAACATGATCACCGGTGCTGCCCAGATGGACGGCGCGATCCTGGTTTGCTCGGCTGCCGATGGTCCGATGCCACAAACTCGTGAGCACATCCTGCTGTCCCGTCAGGTAGGTGTTCCGTACATCGTTGTCTTCCTGAACAAGGCTGACATGGTTGACGACGCTGAGCTGCTGGAACTGGTTGAGATGGAAGTGCGCGATCTGCTGAGCACTTACGACTTCCCAGGTGACGACACTCCGATCATCATCGGTTCGGCTCTGATGGCTCTGAACGGCCAAGACGACAACGAAATGGGTACCACCGCTGTTAAGCGTCTGGTAGAAACTCTGGACACCTACATCCCAGAGCCAGAGCGTGCAATCGACAAGCCGTTCCTGATGCCAATCGAAGACGTGTTCTCGATCTCCGGTCGTGGCACCGTGGTAACTGGCCGTGTTGAGCGTGGTATCGTTCGCATCCAGGAAGAAGTTGAGATCGTTGGTCTGCGCGACACTCAGAAAACTACCTGCACCGGCGTTGAAATGTTCCGCAAACTGCTCGACGAAGGTCGTGCTGGCGAGAACTGCGGCGTTCTGCTGCGTGGTACCAAGCGTGACGACGTTGAGCGTGGTCAGGTTCTGGTTAAGCCAGGCACCGTTAAGCCTCACACCAAGTTCACTGCTGAAGTTTACGTTCTGAGCAAAGAAGAAGGCGGCCGTCATACTCCGTTCTTCAAAGGCTACCGTCCACAGTTCTACTTCCGTACTACTGACGTGACTGGTAACTGCGAGCTGCCAGAAGGCGTTGAAATGGTAATGCCAGGTGACAACATCCAGATGACTGTCACTCTGATCAAAACCATCGCGATGGAAGATGGTCTGCGTTTCGCTATCCGTGAAGGCGGTCGTACCGTCGGCGCTGGCGTCGTAGCCAAAGTTATCGAGTAA
- the rpsJ gene encoding 30S ribosomal protein S10: MQNQQIRIRLKAFDHRLIDQSTQEIVETAKRTGAQVRGPIPLPTRKERFTVLVSPHVNKDARDQYEIRTHKRVLDIVQPTDKTVDALMKLDLAAGVEVQISLG; this comes from the coding sequence ATGCAAAATCAGCAAATCCGTATCAGGTTGAAGGCTTTCGACCATCGCCTGATCGACCAATCCACCCAGGAAATCGTGGAAACCGCGAAACGTACTGGTGCTCAAGTGCGTGGTCCAATTCCACTGCCTACCCGTAAAGAACGGTTCACCGTTCTGGTCTCTCCGCACGTCAACAAAGACGCGCGTGACCAGTACGAGATCCGTACTCATAAGCGCGTACTGGATATCGTCCAGCCAACGGATAAAACCGTTGATGCTCTTATGAAGCTCGATCTTGCGGCAGGTGTGGAAGTGCAGATCAGCCTCGGCTAA
- the rplC gene encoding 50S ribosomal protein L3 has protein sequence MTIGVVGRKCGMTRIFTEEGVSIPVTVIEIEPNRVTQFKTEETDGYRAVQVTVGERRASRVTAAQAGHFAKANVAAGRGVWEFRLEEGEYQAGDLINAEIFAAGQLVDVTGQSKGKGFAGTIKRWNFRGQDNTHGNSVSHRVPGSIGQCQTPGRVFKGKKMSGHMGAERVTVQSLEVVRVDAERNLLLVKGAVPGATGGNLVVRPAAKARG, from the coding sequence ATGACTATTGGTGTAGTCGGTCGTAAATGCGGTATGACCCGTATTTTCACCGAAGAAGGTGTCTCCATTCCGGTCACGGTCATTGAGATCGAGCCGAATCGCGTCACCCAGTTCAAAACTGAAGAAACCGATGGCTATCGTGCAGTGCAAGTCACTGTAGGTGAGCGTCGTGCTTCGCGCGTGACTGCTGCTCAAGCAGGTCACTTCGCTAAAGCGAACGTTGCTGCCGGTCGTGGCGTTTGGGAATTCCGCCTTGAAGAAGGCGAGTACCAAGCTGGCGATCTGATCAATGCAGAAATCTTCGCAGCTGGCCAGCTGGTAGATGTTACCGGTCAGTCGAAAGGTAAAGGCTTCGCCGGTACCATCAAGCGTTGGAATTTCCGCGGTCAAGATAACACCCACGGTAACTCCGTTTCCCACCGCGTCCCGGGCTCTATTGGCCAGTGCCAGACTCCTGGTCGTGTATTCAAGGGCAAAAAAATGTCCGGTCATATGGGCGCTGAGCGCGTGACCGTGCAGTCCCTGGAAGTAGTGCGCGTCGACGCTGAACGCAATCTGTTGTTGGTCAAGGGTGCTGTTCCTGGCGCTACTGGCGGCAACCTGGTTGTACGTCCGGCGGCCAAGGCTCGCGGTTAA
- the rplD gene encoding 50S ribosomal protein L4, translating into MQLNVNDAQAIEVSELTFGGEFNETLVHQAVVAYMAGGRQGSKQQKTRSDVSGGGKRPWRQKGTGRARAGTIRSPIWRGGGTTFAARPQDHSQKLNKKMYRAAMRSILAELVRTDRLVVVQDFAVETPKTKDLLGKLNNMSLTDVLIVSDAVDQNLYLAARNLPHVDVRDVQGSDPVSLIAYDKVLITVSAVKKFEELLG; encoded by the coding sequence ATGCAATTAAATGTAAATGACGCTCAAGCGATCGAAGTTTCCGAACTGACATTTGGCGGCGAATTCAACGAGACGCTGGTTCACCAAGCAGTCGTGGCCTACATGGCTGGCGGCCGTCAAGGTAGCAAGCAGCAAAAGACCCGTTCCGACGTTTCTGGTGGCGGCAAGCGCCCATGGCGTCAGAAAGGTACTGGCCGTGCTCGTGCCGGTACTATCCGTAGCCCAATCTGGCGTGGCGGCGGTACCACTTTCGCAGCTCGTCCTCAGGATCACTCCCAGAAGCTGAACAAGAAGATGTATCGCGCAGCAATGCGTTCCATCCTTGCTGAGCTGGTGCGTACTGATCGTCTGGTCGTGGTTCAGGATTTCGCTGTTGAAACTCCGAAAACCAAAGATCTGCTGGGCAAACTGAACAATATGAGCCTGACCGACGTTCTGATCGTGTCGGACGCTGTTGATCAGAACCTGTACCTGGCTGCTCGTAACCTGCCACACGTTGATGTTCGTGACGTGCAAGGTTCCGATCCAGTTAGTCTGATCGCATACGACAAAGTGTTGATCACTGTGTCGGCCGTGAAGAAATTCGAGGAGCTGCTGGGATGA
- the rplW gene encoding 50S ribosomal protein L23, whose translation MNQERVFKVLLGPHVSEKATVLADKKGQFVFKVATDATKLEIKKAVESLFSVKVERVTTLNVLGKSKRTARGLGKRNDWKKAVISLQPGQDLDFSSSAE comes from the coding sequence ATGAACCAGGAACGCGTATTTAAAGTTCTGCTTGGCCCGCACGTTTCCGAGAAGGCTACGGTTCTGGCAGACAAGAAAGGCCAGTTCGTTTTCAAGGTTGCTACTGACGCAACCAAGCTGGAAATCAAGAAGGCCGTCGAAAGCCTGTTCAGCGTGAAAGTGGAACGCGTTACTACCCTGAATGTTCTGGGTAAGAGCAAGCGTACCGCTCGCGGTCTGGGCAAGCGTAATGACTGGAAGAAGGCAGTTATCTCCCTTCAGCCAGGCCAAGATCTCGATTTCAGCAGCAGTGCTGAGTAA